In Pontibacillus yanchengensis, one DNA window encodes the following:
- a CDS encoding sigma-70 family RNA polymerase sigma factor: MAVMTIELTDSELKEICKNETRRELFLEQLINEYSQSVLWLAYTYVKDVQLAEEIMQDVFMTCYRKIELFRNDSSIKTWIYRVTVNKCKDQLRKKTIKRFLSKEEKTEDYYGSSKEHPEQEILSKIEDQKLADKVMALPTKFKEVIFMHYFEEMKVKEMSEILKMNENTIKTRLNRGRSLLKEMYEKEGLDED; encoded by the coding sequence ATGGCTGTCATGACAATAGAGTTAACGGATTCCGAATTAAAAGAGATATGCAAAAACGAGACTCGGCGAGAACTATTTTTAGAACAACTCATAAATGAATATAGTCAGTCTGTTCTCTGGCTTGCCTACACATATGTAAAAGATGTTCAGTTAGCTGAAGAAATTATGCAGGACGTATTTATGACCTGCTATCGCAAAATCGAATTATTTCGAAATGATTCATCCATTAAAACGTGGATATATAGAGTGACCGTTAATAAATGTAAAGATCAATTAAGAAAAAAGACTATAAAACGATTCTTATCAAAAGAAGAAAAAACAGAAGATTATTATGGTTCCTCAAAGGAACATCCAGAACAAGAAATCCTCTCAAAAATAGAAGATCAGAAGCTTGCCGACAAAGTGATGGCATTGCCGACAAAGTTTAAAGAGGTTATCTTCATGCATTATTTTGAAGAAATGAAAGTAAAAGAAATGAGTGAAATCTTGAAAATGAATGAGAACACCATTAAGACGAGATTGAACAGAGGAAGGTCCTTACTGAAGGAGATGTATGAAAAGGAGGGGTTGGATGAAGATTGA
- a CDS encoding TIGR00730 family Rossman fold protein, translating into MKKIAVFCGSSLGGSDEYKKGAIQLGKLLAEKDISLVYGGSSVGLMGILANTVLENGGEAIGVIPKKLVEKEVAHEKLTDLHVVETMHERKAKMAELSDAFITMPGGAGTMEEFFEVYTWAQIGIHEKPFGLLNINGYYTPLVSLFDHMVQEQFLTQNNRDMVIMEEDASALLETFKRMNI; encoded by the coding sequence ATGAAGAAAATCGCTGTGTTTTGTGGTTCAAGTTTAGGTGGTTCTGATGAATATAAAAAAGGTGCAATTCAGTTGGGGAAGCTGTTAGCGGAAAAAGATATCTCATTGGTATATGGTGGATCAAGCGTAGGACTGATGGGTATATTGGCGAATACAGTGCTGGAAAATGGAGGAGAGGCAATTGGTGTTATTCCTAAGAAACTTGTTGAGAAAGAAGTTGCTCATGAAAAACTCACAGACCTTCACGTAGTAGAAACCATGCATGAGCGAAAAGCTAAAATGGCAGAGCTCTCTGATGCATTTATTACGATGCCGGGGGGAGCAGGAACAATGGAAGAGTTTTTCGAAGTGTACACGTGGGCTCAAATAGGCATCCATGAAAAGCCGTTTGGTTTATTAAATATTAATGGATATTATACTCCATTGGTTTCCCTGTTTGATCATATGGTACAAGAACAATTTCTAACCCAAAACAACCGTGACATGGTTATCATGGAAGAAGATGCCTCGGCACTTCTTGAGACATTTAAGAGAATGAATATTTGA
- a CDS encoding uracil-DNA glycosylase, whose protein sequence is MFPKELVELAQKRIAPYQTEGFVTGKGPMNPKIMFIGEAPGRNEIEKGEPFIGRAGDQLNAFMEQIGLTRDDVYITSVVRSRPYKVVEKTDKDGNLIIKTPNRAPTKKEMVAHAPLLDYQIQHMNPSIIVTLGGIALKRLLGNEYKITETHGQLLEKPIYQLRNFNDHHYSPSKHSHLIFPTFHPASVFYRQVLKETIYEDFHRLGEVLDKIKFTN, encoded by the coding sequence ATGTTTCCAAAAGAATTAGTAGAGCTAGCCCAAAAACGAATAGCACCATATCAAACAGAAGGCTTCGTTACTGGAAAGGGACCTATGAACCCTAAAATCATGTTTATAGGAGAGGCTCCGGGAAGAAATGAAATTGAAAAAGGAGAACCCTTTATAGGAAGAGCAGGTGACCAATTAAATGCATTTATGGAGCAAATTGGGTTAACAAGAGATGATGTTTATATTACCAGCGTCGTTCGTAGTCGTCCCTATAAAGTGGTTGAAAAAACAGACAAAGATGGGAACCTAATTATAAAAACACCTAACCGTGCACCTACTAAAAAAGAAATGGTGGCTCATGCTCCCTTATTGGACTATCAAATCCAACATATGAACCCTTCTATTATCGTGACGCTCGGAGGGATTGCTTTGAAACGTTTACTGGGGAATGAATACAAAATAACAGAAACACATGGACAATTGCTTGAAAAGCCAATTTACCAATTAAGGAACTTTAATGATCATCACTATTCTCCTAGCAAACATTCACACCTTATTTTCCCTACCTTTCACCCAGCCTCTGTTTTTTATCGACAAGTTTTGAAAGAGACAATATATGAAGATTTTCATCGACTTGGTGAGGTATTGGATAAAATAAAATTTACAAATTAG
- a CDS encoding DUF1540 domain-containing protein: MAKDVLCEVRNCKHWGEGNNCNADRIFVVSHEGNQASQSEETDCKTFEPQV; this comes from the coding sequence ATGGCTAAAGATGTACTATGTGAAGTAAGAAACTGTAAGCACTGGGGAGAAGGTAACAACTGTAATGCTGACAGAATCTTTGTAGTGAGCCACGAAGGAAATCAAGCCTCACAAAGTGAAGAAACAGATTGTAAGACATTTGAGCCACAAGTTTAA
- a CDS encoding LLM class flavin-dependent oxidoreductase produces the protein MKLSVLDQSPISKGGTSEETLQHTIELAQLTEQLGFTRYWVAEHHNTNGLASSSPEILMTKLASSTSTIRIGSGGVLLPQYSPLKVAENAKMLEALFPGRIDLGLGRSPGGSQQTRLALTDGMKKTLSAFSRQVKDIHGYLFDSLSDDHPYKGVIATPTTQTNPETWVLGITAQGAKHAAINGTGFTFGHFINPDESIEAIQTYLNEFQPSKAHAEPKINACVFVVCAETEEKAEELALSQDMWLLHVGKGMETRVPSVEEVKQHTFTAQELEKVKSNRRRTIIGTPKQVREELEALIEAYQTDEFLIITNIYDFEAKKKSYQLLAEEVFDKLQ, from the coding sequence ATGAAATTAAGTGTCCTTGATCAATCTCCTATATCCAAGGGGGGAACTTCAGAAGAGACCCTACAGCATACAATAGAACTAGCTCAACTCACAGAACAACTTGGTTTTACAAGATACTGGGTAGCAGAGCACCATAATACGAATGGGCTAGCTAGCTCTTCACCTGAAATCTTGATGACAAAACTCGCCTCTAGCACTTCGACTATTCGGATTGGGTCTGGCGGTGTATTGCTGCCACAGTATAGCCCATTAAAAGTCGCGGAAAATGCAAAGATGTTAGAGGCATTATTCCCTGGGCGCATCGATTTAGGATTAGGTCGATCACCAGGTGGATCGCAACAAACCCGATTAGCATTAACAGATGGAATGAAAAAGACCCTTAGTGCCTTTTCCCGACAAGTAAAAGATATACATGGCTACTTATTCGATTCGTTATCAGATGACCACCCTTATAAGGGAGTAATCGCTACCCCTACCACCCAAACAAATCCAGAGACTTGGGTGCTTGGAATAACAGCACAAGGGGCTAAGCATGCCGCAATAAATGGAACCGGTTTTACCTTTGGTCATTTTATTAACCCAGATGAAAGTATAGAAGCGATTCAGACGTATTTGAATGAATTCCAACCTTCTAAAGCTCATGCAGAACCAAAAATAAATGCATGTGTATTCGTAGTGTGTGCAGAAACGGAAGAAAAGGCTGAAGAGCTAGCTCTCAGCCAAGATATGTGGCTTTTACACGTTGGGAAAGGTATGGAAACAAGAGTCCCATCAGTAGAAGAAGTGAAACAACATACTTTCACTGCACAGGAGTTAGAAAAGGTGAAGAGCAATCGAAGACGAACCATCATTGGAACTCCAAAGCAAGTTCGCGAGGAACTAGAAGCACTAATTGAGGCGTATCAAACAGATGAGTTTCTTATCATTACGAACATTTATGATTTTGAAGCCAAGAAAAAATCCTACCAATTACTTGCAGAGGAAGTATTTGACAAATTGCAATGA
- a CDS encoding GNAT family N-acetyltransferase: MLTTTTLKERPLAQKEIEKLHEVGWPAFMRQDKIGNDHWGRIMREYASYQILLLEDDQVIAMGNAIPIFWDGSVEGLPAGWDDSILRSFQQFDEGINHNTLSALAVVIHPKAQGRGLSQQVIQRMKKLALEQGFRDVVAPVRPTGKSEYPKTSIDEYITWMNEDGFMYDRWLRVHQRVGGEVVSIARRSMYIEGTIAEWENWTGEDHLLLGANIIPGGLVPLNVKIEHGTAHYIEPNVWVHHKVVE, translated from the coding sequence ATGTTAACCACAACTACATTGAAGGAACGTCCATTAGCTCAAAAGGAAATCGAGAAACTTCATGAAGTGGGATGGCCAGCTTTTATGAGGCAGGATAAAATCGGTAACGATCATTGGGGGAGAATTATGAGAGAGTATGCTTCCTATCAGATTCTGCTTTTGGAGGATGACCAGGTGATTGCAATGGGAAATGCTATACCTATTTTTTGGGATGGCAGTGTAGAAGGTCTTCCTGCAGGCTGGGATGATTCTATTCTCCGCAGCTTTCAGCAATTTGATGAAGGGATTAATCATAATACGTTATCCGCATTAGCAGTTGTGATTCATCCTAAAGCTCAAGGGAGAGGGTTAAGTCAACAAGTGATTCAACGTATGAAAAAGTTGGCTTTGGAGCAGGGCTTTCGTGATGTGGTTGCGCCTGTACGCCCTACTGGAAAAAGTGAGTATCCAAAGACATCTATTGATGAGTATATAACCTGGATGAATGAAGATGGCTTCATGTATGACCGGTGGTTACGTGTCCATCAAAGGGTTGGAGGAGAGGTTGTTAGTATTGCCAGGAGATCCATGTATATTGAAGGGACGATAGCAGAGTGGGAAAATTGGACTGGAGAAGATCACTTGCTTCTCGGGGCAAATATCATACCAGGCGGGTTAGTTCCGTTAAATGTAAAAATTGAGCATGGTACTGCTCATTACATCGAACCGAATGTGTGGGTACATCATAAAGTTGTAGAGTAG